The following are encoded in a window of Lacinutrix sp. WUR7 genomic DNA:
- a CDS encoding sterol desaturase family protein yields MTEFPDIILYAIPFFIISMLLELYVTAKENIKTYEKKDAFTSITMGLGNVFLSYFSKALVFVSFFYVYENFRVFTIPVTWWSFILLFFADDFSYYWFHRISHECRIFWASHVVHHSSQHYNLSTALRQTWSGGFYTFIFWIWLPLLGFHPGMIVLQMSISLIYQFWIHTEAIDKTPSWFEAVMNTPSHHRVHHGSNPLYLDRNHAGILIIWDKLFGTFQPELKEEKVVYGLVSNINTYNPVKIAFIEWTNMFKDVFSGKKSLKSRFLYLVKPPGWKHDGTGKLSSDLRAEWEEQSFQSQSPFSEKK; encoded by the coding sequence ATGACTGAATTTCCAGATATCATCCTTTATGCCATTCCGTTTTTTATAATTTCTATGTTGCTAGAACTTTATGTTACTGCCAAAGAAAATATAAAAACCTACGAGAAAAAAGATGCTTTTACTTCTATTACCATGGGTTTAGGAAATGTGTTTTTAAGCTATTTTAGTAAAGCTTTAGTTTTTGTAAGTTTTTTTTATGTGTACGAAAATTTTAGGGTTTTCACCATTCCAGTTACTTGGTGGAGTTTTATACTTCTTTTCTTTGCAGACGATTTTTCTTATTATTGGTTTCATAGAATTTCACACGAATGCAGAATATTTTGGGCTTCCCATGTGGTGCATCATTCATCACAACATTATAATTTAAGTACAGCTTTACGTCAAACATGGTCTGGCGGATTTTATACTTTTATCTTTTGGATATGGTTACCGCTTTTAGGATTTCATCCCGGAATGATTGTGTTACAAATGTCGATTAGTTTGATTTACCAATTTTGGATACATACCGAAGCAATTGACAAAACGCCTTCGTGGTTTGAAGCAGTAATGAATACACCTTCACATCACAGAGTGCATCATGGGAGCAATCCGTTATACTTAGACAGAAATCACGCAGGAATTTTAATTATTTGGGATAAACTTTTCGGCACCTTTCAACCAGAACTTAAAGAAGAAAAAGTGGTTTATGGTTTGGTTAGCAACATAAACACCTACAATCCTGTAAAAATTGCTTTTATAGAATGGACTAACATGTTTAAAGATGTCTTTTCAGGAAAGAAATCTTTAAAAAGCAGGTTTTTGTATTTAGTAAAACCTCCAGGTTGGAAACATGATGGAACGGGAAAATTGAGTAGTGATTTGAGAGCGGAATGGGAGGAACAGAGTTTTCAGTCGCAGTCACCGTTTTCAGAAAAAAAATGA
- a CDS encoding CPBP family intramembrane glutamic endopeptidase: protein MYIEQAFKSLHEWWRYLLGFIIIFIVWQLIGSIPLIAGIFYSLGLEGIQNGDFPTDISEMAEILGSNLFLFLMLLTFAIGLVGVIFTAKVIHHQSFTALTTARKKIDWSRFWFVFILWGAVSSSFVLIDYFMEPEGYVWNFELVPFLTLAVIAILLIPLQTSMEEYLFRGYLMQGLGVITKTKWFPLFFTSIVFGLMHLANPEVEQLGYIIMVYYIGTGFFLGIMTLMDDGLELALGFHAANNLFTALLVTADWTAFQTNSLFKDVSEPTSAGFMDVFMPVFIIFPIILFILAKKYKWSNWSEKLLGRVAEPVKEDYKIIDSDSSI, encoded by the coding sequence ATGTATATAGAACAAGCGTTTAAATCATTACATGAGTGGTGGAGATATTTACTAGGATTTATCATCATTTTTATAGTATGGCAATTAATAGGGTCTATTCCTTTAATAGCAGGAATATTTTATTCTTTAGGATTAGAAGGAATACAAAATGGAGATTTCCCTACAGATATTTCAGAAATGGCTGAAATTTTAGGCAGTAATTTATTTTTATTTTTAATGCTTTTAACTTTTGCTATTGGCTTGGTTGGTGTAATATTTACTGCTAAAGTTATTCATCATCAATCTTTTACAGCGCTAACAACCGCAAGAAAAAAAATAGATTGGAGTAGGTTTTGGTTTGTTTTTATTCTTTGGGGAGCGGTGTCTTCATCTTTTGTTTTAATAGATTATTTTATGGAACCAGAAGGTTATGTTTGGAACTTTGAATTGGTACCATTCTTAACACTAGCAGTAATTGCAATACTATTAATACCATTGCAAACCAGTATGGAAGAGTATCTTTTTAGAGGCTATTTAATGCAAGGATTAGGAGTTATTACGAAAACAAAATGGTTTCCATTATTTTTCACCTCTATTGTTTTTGGGTTAATGCATTTAGCAAATCCGGAAGTAGAGCAACTAGGTTACATTATTATGGTGTATTATATTGGTACCGGATTCTTTTTAGGTATTATGACACTTATGGATGATGGTTTAGAACTAGCCTTAGGATTTCATGCTGCTAATAATTTATTTACCGCTTTATTAGTAACAGCAGATTGGACCGCTTTTCAAACAAATTCACTTTTTAAAGATGTTTCTGAACCTACTTCGGCAGGATTTATGGATGTTTTTATGCCTGTTTTTATCATTTTTCCTATTATTCTTTTTATTCTAGCTAAAAAATATAAATGGAGCAATTGGAGTGAAAAACTTTTAGGACGTGTTGCGGAACCAGTAAAAGAGGATTATAAAATAATAGATAGTGATTCCAGCATATAA
- a CDS encoding AMP-binding protein, with amino-acid sequence MIPAYNKIHNRFKLNSSSFLYEDLEEVAYSYVKEGLPFEKEIGNFLIDWLDDKDYVFVQTSGSTGKPKSIKLQKQAMVHSAIATGDFFKLKPGDTALHCLPSQYIAGKMMLVRAMILGLELDITEPTSQPVFDYEKHYDFCAMVPLQLQKVRTYCNNIKSLIVGGASVSSSLKEAIQGIKTNVFETYGMTETITHIAVKKINNFKIETECHAELVEASHFKTLPNIHISQDERNCLIIEAPKLSKDKIITNDVVKLHSETSFEWFGRYDNVVNSGGVKLFPEQIEAKLESKMSTRFFISKEKEETLGECIILVVESKSNTVDTSVFPGLTKFEIPKKIYSVEKFIESANGKILRQQTLKSLK; translated from the coding sequence GTGATTCCAGCATATAATAAAATACACAATCGTTTTAAATTAAATAGCAGCTCTTTTTTATATGAAGATCTTGAAGAAGTAGCCTATAGTTATGTAAAAGAAGGCTTGCCTTTTGAGAAGGAAATAGGCAATTTTTTGATTGATTGGTTAGACGATAAAGACTATGTTTTTGTACAAACTTCGGGATCAACAGGAAAGCCAAAATCTATAAAACTGCAAAAGCAAGCCATGGTACATTCGGCAATTGCAACTGGTGATTTTTTTAAATTAAAACCTGGAGATACAGCCTTGCATTGTTTGCCAAGTCAATATATAGCAGGAAAAATGATGCTAGTTCGTGCTATGATTTTAGGTTTAGAGTTGGATATTACAGAACCAACTAGTCAGCCAGTATTTGATTATGAAAAACATTACGATTTTTGCGCAATGGTACCTTTGCAACTTCAAAAAGTGAGAACGTATTGTAATAATATCAAAAGTCTAATTGTTGGAGGAGCTTCGGTTTCTAGTAGTTTAAAAGAAGCAATTCAAGGAATCAAAACCAATGTATTTGAAACCTATGGAATGACGGAAACCATCACACATATTGCTGTTAAGAAGATTAATAATTTTAAAATTGAAACAGAATGTCATGCTGAACTTGTCGAAGCATCTCATTTCAAAACCCTTCCCAATATTCATATTTCTCAAGACGAAAGAAATTGTTTAATAATAGAAGCACCAAAGCTTTCTAAGGATAAAATAATAACCAATGATGTTGTAAAATTACATTCTGAAACTTCTTTTGAATGGTTTGGTAGATATGACAATGTGGTAAATTCTGGAGGAGTAAAATTATTTCCAGAACAGATTGAAGCAAAGCTAGAGTCTAAAATGAGTACTCGTTTTTTTATTAGTAAAGAAAAAGAGGAAACGCTTGGAGAATGCATCATTTTAGTAGTGGAAAGCAAAAGTAATACTGTGGATACTTCCGTTTTTCCTGGATTAACAAAATTTGAAATCCCGAAGAAAATCTATTCCGTAGAAAAATTTATAGAAAGTGCTAACGGTAAAATTCTTCGTCAGCAAACTTTAAAAAGCTTAAAATAG
- a CDS encoding o-succinylbenzoate synthase, giving the protein MIATYKQYILNFKQASGTSRGVLKTKETWFLIVEHQGKKGVGECGLFRGLSADDVPHYEEKLQWTCNNIDKGLAFLLTELVEFPSIQFGLEQAFASLKSENPFILFPSRFTKSEDSIPINGLIWMGTEAFMKQQIKDKIEAGFSCIKMKIGAIDFQTEIDLLQSIRKEFTSKDVELRVDANGAFHPSEALEKLKILSNLDLHSIEQPIKQGQIQEMARLCEETPLPIALDEELIGVFDVTKKEDLLLTINPQYIILKPSLVGGFAGSQNWIDMAEKQNIGWWITSALESNIGLNAIAQFTYTLQSKLPQGLGTGSLFTNNIESPLQVKNGTLRYQNKANWKLNKMLQGFAL; this is encoded by the coding sequence ATGATAGCAACGTACAAACAATACATTTTAAACTTTAAACAAGCCAGCGGAACTTCGCGAGGTGTTTTAAAAACGAAAGAAACTTGGTTTCTAATTGTAGAACATCAAGGTAAGAAAGGAGTAGGAGAATGCGGACTTTTTAGAGGTTTAAGTGCAGATGATGTTCCGCATTACGAAGAAAAACTGCAATGGACTTGCAACAACATCGATAAAGGTTTGGCATTTTTATTAACGGAACTCGTTGAATTTCCAAGCATTCAATTTGGATTAGAACAAGCTTTTGCTTCCTTAAAAAGTGAGAATCCTTTTATTCTGTTCCCTTCTCGTTTTACTAAAAGTGAAGATAGTATTCCTATTAACGGATTAATTTGGATGGGAACCGAAGCTTTTATGAAGCAACAAATAAAAGATAAAATAGAAGCTGGTTTTAGTTGTATTAAAATGAAAATTGGCGCCATAGATTTTCAAACGGAAATCGATTTACTACAATCTATCCGAAAAGAATTTACTTCCAAAGACGTCGAATTACGAGTAGATGCTAATGGTGCTTTTCATCCTTCGGAAGCTTTAGAGAAATTGAAAATACTTTCAAATTTAGATTTACATTCCATAGAACAACCTATCAAACAAGGGCAAATTCAAGAAATGGCAAGACTTTGTGAAGAAACCCCTTTACCAATTGCATTAGATGAAGAATTAATTGGTGTTTTTGATGTAACAAAGAAAGAAGATTTGCTACTAACTATAAATCCGCAATACATTATTTTGAAACCAAGTTTAGTTGGCGGATTTGCAGGCAGTCAAAATTGGATAGATATGGCTGAAAAACAAAATATTGGTTGGTGGATTACTAGTGCATTAGAAAGTAATATAGGGTTAAATGCAATTGCACAATTTACCTATACCTTGCAAAGTAAATTACCGCAAGGACTTGGTACAGGAAGTCTTTTTACCAATAATATTGAAAGTCCATTACAAGTAAAAAATGGTACATTGCGATACCAAAATAAAGCAAATTGGAAATTGAATAAAATGCTACAAGGATTTGCATTGTAG
- a CDS encoding SDR family oxidoreductase, with protein sequence MTFNNKVVWITGASSGIGKSLAIALSKENCKLILSSRRKEALEKVKALCNHPENVSVLPLDLAETDTLASIANHAISIFGKIDMLINNGGISQRSAIIETTIAVDRKLMEVDYLGTVALSKALLPHFVANQYGHYVVVSSLMGKFSSPLRSAYCGAKHALHGFFDAMRLEHEKDRVKVTMICPGFVNTNVARNALTADGSKQGDQDEMTEKGLHVDVFTKKMLQAIRKEKFEAYIGKKERFGVYLKRISPRLLHKLVLRSKVR encoded by the coding sequence ATGACATTTAACAACAAAGTAGTTTGGATTACTGGCGCTTCCAGCGGAATTGGTAAAAGCTTAGCCATTGCTCTTTCAAAAGAAAATTGCAAACTGATACTTTCTTCTAGAAGAAAAGAAGCATTAGAGAAGGTAAAAGCATTATGTAATCATCCGGAAAATGTTTCGGTGCTACCTTTAGATTTAGCAGAAACAGATACCTTAGCTTCTATAGCAAACCATGCTATTTCTATATTCGGAAAAATAGATATGCTAATTAATAATGGTGGTATTAGTCAACGTTCTGCGATCATTGAAACGACTATTGCAGTAGATAGAAAGTTAATGGAAGTGGATTACTTAGGAACTGTTGCTTTAAGCAAAGCACTTCTACCCCATTTTGTTGCCAATCAATATGGTCATTACGTGGTGGTTTCTAGCCTCATGGGAAAATTTAGTTCTCCGCTACGCTCTGCATATTGTGGTGCAAAACATGCTTTACATGGCTTTTTTGACGCCATGCGTTTGGAACATGAAAAAGACCGCGTAAAAGTGACTATGATTTGCCCTGGATTTGTAAATACCAATGTGGCTAGAAATGCATTAACAGCAGATGGTAGTAAACAAGGAGATCAAGATGAAATGACCGAAAAAGGATTGCATGTAGATGTATTTACAAAAAAAATGCTTCAAGCAATCCGTAAAGAAAAGTTTGAAGCTTATATTGGTAAAAAGGAAAGATTCGGCGTTTATTTAAAACGAATCTCTCCTAGATTGTTGCATAAATTGGTTTTGCGTAGTAAAGTGAGGTAA
- a CDS encoding head GIN domain-containing protein — MHTFLKFRANLSILFIATFFLQAFTIQAQSKTFTVKTFDKVIISPHIEVVFKTGDEEKVVIEMLSEDLDEIHVEVKSKTLQIYLEDAKTTTKADKEKSTKHRTVAAYNGTVAKAIVYYKKVKTFSLRGEERFLFEGPIISDKIIFNIYGESQITMKDVTLKELKVAIYGESYLKIENGSIQSQKITGYGESVVDFLQVNNKETKITAYGDGSYQFNVSDNLKITSYGEPTINYKGSATLENGISIGEVDINKLD; from the coding sequence ATGCATACTTTTTTAAAATTCAGAGCAAATCTTAGTATCCTTTTTATAGCAACATTTTTCTTGCAAGCATTTACAATTCAAGCACAATCCAAAACTTTTACAGTAAAGACTTTCGATAAAGTAATTATTAGTCCGCATATAGAAGTTGTTTTTAAAACAGGAGATGAGGAAAAAGTCGTTATTGAAATGCTAAGCGAAGATCTAGATGAAATCCATGTAGAAGTGAAAAGTAAAACACTTCAAATCTATTTAGAAGATGCAAAAACGACTACAAAAGCGGATAAAGAAAAAAGCACCAAACACAGAACGGTTGCTGCTTATAATGGAACGGTTGCTAAAGCGATTGTATATTATAAAAAAGTAAAAACCTTTTCGTTACGTGGAGAAGAACGTTTTCTTTTTGAAGGCCCAATCATTTCCGATAAAATAATATTTAATATTTATGGCGAATCACAAATAACCATGAAAGACGTTACTTTAAAAGAATTAAAAGTGGCTATTTATGGAGAAAGCTATTTGAAAATTGAAAACGGAAGCATCCAAAGTCAGAAAATTACGGGTTACGGAGAATCTGTTGTTGACTTTTTACAAGTAAATAATAAGGAAACAAAGATTACTGCTTATGGTGACGGTAGCTACCAATTTAATGTTAGTGATAATCTTAAAATCACTTCTTATGGAGAACCAACAATAAACTATAAAGGAAGTGCAACCTTAGAAAATGGTATTTCTATTGGAGAAGTAGATATCAATAAACTAGATTAA
- a CDS encoding cupin domain-containing protein: MKKLSVFLFCISLFSCKEKATLPDPLQAGWEGESVCEIVHEDKEVRVLKCTFAPGVGHEKHEHQPHFGYTLKGGTFKITDANGTKTINVKAGTSWSKDTVTQHEVLNVGDSTSVYLIVEYK, encoded by the coding sequence ATGAAAAAACTAAGTGTATTCCTTTTTTGTATTTCCCTTTTTTCCTGCAAAGAAAAAGCAACACTTCCAGATCCTCTACAAGCAGGTTGGGAAGGAGAAAGCGTTTGCGAAATTGTACATGAAGATAAAGAAGTACGTGTTTTAAAATGTACGTTTGCTCCAGGAGTTGGACACGAAAAACACGAACACCAACCACATTTTGGCTATACCTTAAAAGGAGGAACATTTAAAATTACAGATGCAAATGGCACAAAAACCATTAACGTGAAAGCAGGAACTAGCTGGAGTAAAGATACAGTAACACAGCACGAAGTATTAAATGTTGGCGATAGTACTTCCGTTTATTTAATAGTAGAGTACAAGTAA